One region of Phragmites australis chromosome 18, lpPhrAust1.1, whole genome shotgun sequence genomic DNA includes:
- the LOC133898640 gene encoding glutathione S-transferase T3-like, with product MKEDLLLVSAWLNISMDPVVGSNQSLGAFWQRIESYFHEHKDFASTRNKKSLQGRWAFINGLVQKFCGHYAHAMRSRRSGTTEGETVVDACKMFQAVEHKEFTLLPCWRELRHHPKWQSEASGKKQKTSSAAGDGSPSLTQNMPPSQPEGIAQETGSEGTVRAKRPVGRSRSKEIGRGSLTASNSASAPMKEVFDRQFSMKEKFEKERAERFAEMMYVERQRLRLEEERMQLEKVKEEMMIMNMDLSQMDDDQKEYYKSLRQSIIAARRASSGSTF from the exons ATGAAGGAAGACCTCCTACTTGTTTCTGCCTGGCTCAACATTAGCATGGATCCGGTGGTGGGTTCGAACCAAAGTTTGGGCGCGTTTTGGCAGCGGATCGAGTCTTACTTCCACGAGCACAAAGACTTCGCGTCCACGCGCAACAAGAAGTCGTTGCAAGGGAGGTGGGCATTCATTAATGGGCTGGTACAAAAGTTTTGCGGCCACTACGCGCATGCAATGCGTAGTAGACGCAGCGGTACCACGGAGGGGGAGACG GTTGTTGATGCTTGCAAAATGTTTCAGGCAGTTGAACATAAAGAGTTCACGTTGCTTCCTTGTTGGCGTGAATTGCGACACCATCCGAAGTGGCAGTCAGAGGCTTCCGGGAAGAAGCAAAAGACTTCCAGCGCAGCAGGAGATGGCAGCCCTTCATTGACTCAGAACATGCCACCATCACAGCCTGAGGGAATTGCACAAGAAACAGGTAGCGAAGGCACGGTCCGAGCTAAGAGACCTGTTGGCCGGAGCCGGTCGAAGGAAATAGGGCGTGGTTCATTGACTGCTTCCAACTCGGCGTCGGCACCAATGAAGGAAGTATTCGACAGGCAATTTAGTATGAAGGAAAAGTTCGAGAAGGAAAGGGCCGAGAGGTTCGCGGAGATGATGTATGTAGAGCGGCAGCGCCTTCGCCTCGAGGAGGAGCGAATGCAACTAGAGAAGGTGAAGGAGGAAATGATGATAATGAACATGGATTTATCGCAAATGGACGATGACCAAAAAGAGTATTACAAAAGTCTTCGTCAGAGTATCATTGCTGCTAGGCGCGCCTCATCGGGTTCTACGTTCTGA
- the LOC133898639 gene encoding uncharacterized protein LOC133898639, with the protein MDPQQAWKEYLRELCFPSNDSSDEEDDLFMKGMRAWQADLEESERRPWGGSVPGRKRINRYRHEGHMRLFNDYFADPPVYPDYIFRRRFRMKRNLFMKIVAAVEEKDPWFVQRRNAAGELGLSALQKVTAAFRMLAYDAPADSLDECLRLGESTIIESMRRFVNAVVQAFDDEYLRSPNEEDTARLLAINSRRGFPVMLGSVDCMHWRWKNYPTAWAGSYTGHVNAPTIILEAVASQDLWIWHAFFGMPGSLNDINVLHRSHLLDDLAAGQAPKVNYTINGQDYTMGYYLADGIYPEWVTFVKPIPAPVGRKWQHFVVQQAAARKDVERAFGVLQSRFPIVRGVTRLWDEETLSAIMTACIIMHNMIIEDEREDDDVDYVYEGAGEDVQASHDVTPPLMVLSQRYNASRHMLISGKTLSNTFGSYTEATCSSMVLIGPNYVSAFAALCNRYGAARLVHCTVLRTDSVSNYLCCNVVVPDCQ; encoded by the exons GACCTGGAGGAATCAGAGAGGCGACCATGGGGGGGCTCAGTCCCAGGTCGAAAGCGTATCAACCGCTATCGGCACGAGGGCCATATGAGGTTGTTCAACGACTACTTTGCCGATCCTCCCGTGTACCCCGACTACATATTCCGACGCAG GTTCCGGATGAAACGCAACCTGTTTATGAAGATAGTTGCAGCTGTTGAAGAGAAGGACCCATGGTTCGTGCAGCGGAGAAACGCAGCTGGAGAGCTCGGGCTGTCAGCATTGCAAAAAGTGACTGCGGCATTTCGTATGCTAGCATACGATGCGCCGGCTGATTCTCTCGATGAGTGCCTTCGTCTTGGTGAGAGCACCATCATTGAGAGTATGCGTCGTTTCGTCAATGCTGTTGTGCAGGCATTCGACGATGAGTACCTTCGTTCTCCTAATGAGGAGGACACTGCGAGGTTGCTGGCCATCAACTCACGCAGAGGCTTCCCCGTTATGTTAGGAAGCGTTGATTGtatgcattggaggtggaagaactacCCTACGGCGTGGGCGGGGTCTTACACGGGGCATGTTAACGCTCCAACTATAATTCTTGAGGCGGTCGCGTCGCAGGACCTGTGGATCTGGCATGCATTTTTTGGCATGCCTGGTTCGCTAAACGACATCAATGTCCTCCACCGATCACATCTCCTCGACGACTTAGCCGCCGGACAGGCACCGAAGGTTAATTACACAATCAATGGTCAGGACTACACAATGGGTTACTACCTTGCTGACGGAATTTACCCGGAATGGGTCACGTTTGTGAAGCCCATTCCGGCTCCTGTCGGCCGCAAGTGGCAACACTTTGTCGTGCAACAAGCGGCGGCCCGCAAGGACGTGGAGCGCGCCTTTGGAGTACTCCAGTCGCGGTTTCCTATTGTTCGCGGGGTAACACGGTTGTGGGACGAGGAAACCTTATCCGCCATCATGACCGCATGCAtaatcatgcacaacatgattaTTGAAGACGAGCGCGAAGACGACGATGTGGACTACGTGTACGAGGGAGCAGGTGAAGATGTGCAGGCTTCTCACGACGTGACGCCACCATTGATGGTCTTGAGCCAACGGTACAATGCAAGCAGGCACATGTTAATCTCCGGGAAGACCTTGTCGAACACCTTTGGCAGTTACACGGAGGCGACGTGTAGCAGCATGGTACTTATTGGACCAAACTATGTTTCTGCATTCGCTGCCTTGTGCAATCGGTATGGAGCTGCACGGTTAGTGCATTGTACTGTGCTTCGTACTGATAGTGTGTCAAACTATCTTTGTTGTAATGTGGTAGTTCCTGATTGTCAATGA